The DNA window CTGCGCCGCCGGGCCGCCGAGGGCGTCAGCCGGCGTTGACCGGCTGGTCGAGGATCGCGCTGAAGCGCTCCTCGGCGAGGTCGAGCTGGCTGAAGATGTGCTCCTTGACCGACGGCGCGAGCGGGGTGTCCGGCCGGGCGATCAGCTCGCGCAGGACCGGCACGAGCGGCCGGTACTTGGTCGCCGACGAGAAGACCTTCGGGCCGACGGTGTGGATCACCCCGACCCCGTTGTCGGTGAAGTCGGAGACCTTGATGACCCGAGCCCACGGCTCCCGGTCGAGGCTCGCCGCCACGTGCTCCCGGTACTGCACGTACCGGTCCCGGTCCGGGTCGTACGCCGGGTTGGTGACCGCGGCGACCAGGCGCGCGACCCGCGGGCCGAACCGCGCGGAGAGCGCGGCCAGCGCCGTCGCCGTCACGTCGGCGCCCACCGAGGCGCCGCGCGCGCCCGCCGTCGCGGCCTCGCCACCGCCCGCCAGCTCCGCCGGGTGGTCCTCGACGGCGTCGTGCAGCAGCCCCGCCACGATCACGTCCACGTCGCGCACCTGGTAGTGGTGCATCAACCGGATCGCCACCCGCAGCAGGTGGTTCAGGTACGGCTCGCGCACCCGCCGGTCGTCGCGGTGCAGCTCGGCGGCGAGGTCGAGGGCGGCGGTGAGCCGGGCCCGCGCGTCGTCGTCGAAGGCGCGGATCTCCAGCCGGAACCGTTCCAGCAGGCCGGGCTCGCCGTGGATCTCGGTGATCGCGTGCATCGGCATCGAGGCCAGGTACGGCGGGAAACTCATCAACCACTTATAGCTGATCTTCACGGTGCCGTGGGGTGCCACGTCGGTGTCGCGACGGGACCCTTGCGGATCGCGGGATTCCCGACGCGCGGGCCGCGAGGGGCGCGCGCGGGCGAGAATCACCAGATGGACCGGGTGCCGGACGTGCTGGTGGCACTGCCCCCCGCCCTGGTCCTGGCGCTGGTCTTCCTGCTTCCCGCGCTGGAGGCGTCCACCTTCCTCGGCCTGGTGGTGCCCGGGGAGACCGCCGTGCTGGTCGGCGGGGTGCTCGCGTACGAGGGGCGGCTGCCGCTGTGGGCGGTGGTGCTCGCGGCCGTCGCCGGGGCCGCGGTGGGCGACCAGGTCGGGTACCTGGTCGGCCGCCGCTACGGCCACCGGCTGCTGGCCCGCACGCCCGGCCGGTTCGTCCGCTCCGGGGAGGTGCGGCGGGCGCTGGACCTGG is part of the Micromonospora olivasterospora genome and encodes:
- a CDS encoding HD domain-containing protein; this encodes MSFPPYLASMPMHAITEIHGEPGLLERFRLEIRAFDDDARARLTAALDLAAELHRDDRRVREPYLNHLLRVAIRLMHHYQVRDVDVIVAGLLHDAVEDHPAELAGGGEAATAGARGASVGADVTATALAALSARFGPRVARLVAAVTNPAYDPDRDRYVQYREHVAASLDREPWARVIKVSDFTDNGVGVIHTVGPKVFSSATKYRPLVPVLRELIARPDTPLAPSVKEHIFSQLDLAEERFSAILDQPVNAG
- a CDS encoding DedA family protein encodes the protein MDRVPDVLVALPPALVLALVFLLPALEASTFLGLVVPGETAVLVGGVLAYEGRLPLWAVVLAAVAGAAVGDQVGYLVGRRYGHRLLARTPGRFVRSGEVRRALDLVRRRGAAAVVLGRWVAALRALVPGTAGLSGMPRRTFTLANVGGGALWAVTVAVLGYLAGASYRLLERRLGLGAEVLLAVVVLLLAVRVWRLRRAARR